A single region of the Massilia sp. erpn genome encodes:
- the mgtA gene encoding magnesium-translocating P-type ATPase, which yields MTLFKHLFASFLNSRHLARLFRRSELPLPTAQGAAKVLPNQLGLALGLAAREAQADLFARLASGADGLSNEAAQAVVERDGPNEMGHEKALGWHQRLWQCYRNPFNVLLTVLALVSWLTEDVKATIVIGTMVVLSTLLRFVQEGRSSRAAERLQALVSNTATVLRDGQPCELAIRELAAGDVVMLSAGDMIPADCRLLAAKDLFVSQAAMTGESLPVEKSAEAPSATVTDPFDMANLLFTGTNVISGSATAIVLSTGNRTCFGALADRVVSSERAPTAFQAGINSVSWLLIRFALVMAPLVFVVNGFTKGDWSDAFLFALSIAVGLTPEMLPMIVTSTLAKGAVLLARRKVVVKRLDAIQSFGAMTVLCTDKTGTLTQDEIVLERHADISGQESEDVLKFAFLNSHYQTGLKNLLDRAVLKHVEMLNKLNLAQDYRKIDEIPFDFVRRRMSVVVSEQEDHHELICKGAVEEILACCTAVRQGEQVLPLDDAMLARVTEHTRSLNAQGLRVVALAVKEVPPQKAEYSLADESDLTLIGYIAFLDPPKDSSAPALRALAAHGVTVKVLTGDNHLVTARVCRDVGLQVDGVILGPDLDALDDAALADVAERNTVFAKLSPLHKERLVSALRSQGHIVGFMGDGINDAPALRAADIGISVDSAVDIAKEAADIILLEKSLMVLEEGVLQGRRTFCNMLKYIRMTASSNFGNVFSVLVASVFLPFLPMLPVHLLVQNLLYDVSQIAIPFDNVDAELVAQPLDWNPRDIGRFMLFFGPLSSIFDIATFGLMWYIFGANAEAKQTLFQSGWFIVGLLTQTLIVHLIRTPKLPFVQSLASPALLFATLAIMALGIWLPMGPLAHAFKLQALPMAYFPWLLSILLAYAGLTTLMKRVYRRKFGWQ from the coding sequence ATGACCCTCTTCAAACACCTGTTCGCCTCTTTCCTGAACAGCCGCCACCTGGCACGCCTGTTCCGCCGCAGCGAGCTGCCCCTGCCGACCGCGCAGGGCGCCGCCAAAGTGCTGCCGAATCAACTGGGTCTGGCCCTTGGCCTGGCCGCGCGCGAAGCGCAGGCAGACTTGTTCGCCCGCCTCGCCAGCGGCGCCGATGGCCTGAGCAATGAGGCCGCGCAAGCCGTGGTGGAGCGCGACGGCCCGAACGAAATGGGCCACGAAAAAGCCCTGGGCTGGCACCAGCGACTGTGGCAGTGCTACCGCAATCCCTTCAATGTGCTGCTGACCGTGCTGGCCCTGGTGTCCTGGCTGACCGAGGATGTGAAAGCCACCATCGTGATCGGCACCATGGTAGTGCTCTCCACCCTGCTGCGTTTCGTGCAGGAAGGCCGCTCCAGCCGCGCCGCCGAGCGTCTGCAAGCCCTGGTCAGCAACACCGCCACCGTGCTGCGCGACGGCCAGCCCTGCGAGCTGGCCATCCGCGAACTGGCGGCCGGCGATGTGGTGATGCTGTCGGCCGGCGATATGATCCCCGCCGACTGCCGACTGCTGGCTGCGAAGGATTTGTTCGTCAGCCAGGCCGCCATGACGGGCGAATCGCTGCCGGTGGAGAAAAGTGCCGAGGCGCCATCGGCCACCGTCACCGATCCCTTCGATATGGCCAATCTGCTGTTCACCGGCACCAATGTGATTTCCGGCTCGGCCACAGCGATCGTGCTGAGCACCGGCAACCGCACCTGCTTCGGCGCGCTGGCCGACCGCGTGGTGAGCAGCGAACGCGCCCCGACCGCCTTCCAGGCCGGCATCAACAGCGTGAGCTGGCTGCTGATCCGCTTCGCGCTGGTGATGGCGCCGCTGGTCTTCGTGGTCAACGGCTTCACCAAGGGAGACTGGAGCGACGCTTTCCTGTTCGCGCTCTCCATCGCCGTCGGCCTGACGCCGGAAATGCTGCCCATGATCGTCACCAGCACCCTGGCCAAGGGAGCGGTGCTGCTGGCGCGGCGCAAGGTGGTGGTGAAACGCCTGGACGCGATCCAGAGCTTCGGCGCCATGACCGTGCTGTGCACCGATAAAACCGGCACCCTGACCCAGGACGAAATCGTGCTGGAACGCCACGCCGACATCAGCGGCCAGGAAAGCGAGGACGTGCTGAAGTTCGCCTTCCTCAACAGCCACTACCAGACCGGCTTGAAAAACCTGCTCGATCGCGCGGTGCTGAAGCATGTGGAAATGCTCAACAAGCTGAATCTGGCGCAGGACTACCGCAAGATCGACGAAATCCCCTTCGACTTCGTGCGCCGCCGCATGTCGGTGGTGGTGTCCGAGCAAGAGGACCATCATGAGCTGATCTGCAAAGGCGCGGTGGAAGAAATCCTGGCCTGCTGCACCGCCGTGCGCCAGGGCGAGCAGGTGCTGCCGCTGGACGACGCCATGCTGGCGCGCGTCACCGAGCATACCCGCTCGCTCAATGCCCAAGGCCTGCGCGTGGTCGCGCTGGCCGTGAAGGAAGTGCCGCCGCAAAAGGCCGAATACAGCCTGGCCGACGAATCCGACCTGACCCTGATCGGCTACATCGCCTTCCTCGACCCGCCGAAAGACTCCAGCGCCCCTGCCCTGCGCGCCCTGGCTGCCCACGGCGTCACCGTGAAAGTGCTGACCGGCGATAACCATCTGGTCACGGCGCGCGTCTGCCGCGACGTCGGCCTGCAAGTCGATGGCGTGATTCTTGGGCCCGACCTGGATGCGCTGGACGATGCCGCCCTGGCCGACGTGGCCGAACGCAATACCGTGTTCGCCAAACTCAGCCCGCTGCACAAGGAGCGCCTGGTCAGCGCCCTGCGCAGCCAAGGCCATATCGTCGGCTTCATGGGCGACGGCATCAACGACGCGCCGGCCCTGCGCGCCGCCGACATTGGCATCTCGGTCGATTCGGCGGTGGACATCGCAAAGGAAGCGGCCGACATCATCCTGCTCGAAAAAAGCCTGATGGTGCTGGAAGAAGGCGTGCTGCAAGGCCGCCGCACCTTCTGCAATATGCTCAAGTACATCCGCATGACGGCCAGCTCGAATTTCGGCAATGTGTTCTCGGTGCTGGTGGCCAGCGTCTTCCTGCCCTTCCTGCCAATGCTGCCTGTGCATCTGCTGGTGCAGAACCTGCTGTACGACGTGTCGCAGATCGCCATCCCCTTCGACAACGTGGATGCCGAACTGGTGGCGCAGCCGCTGGACTGGAACCCACGCGACATCGGCCGCTTCATGCTGTTCTTTGGCCCGCTCAGCTCCATCTTCGACATCGCCACCTTTGGCCTGATGTGGTACATCTTCGGCGCCAATGCGGAAGCGAAGCAGACCCTGTTCCAATCCGGCTGGTTCATCGTCGGCCTGCTGACGCAGACCCTGATCGTGCACCTGATCCGCACGCCCAAGCTGCCGTTTGTGCAAAGCCTGGCCTCGCCCGCCCTGCTGTTCGCCACACTGGCCATCATGGCGCTCGGCATCTGGCTGCCGATGGGGCCACTGGCCCACGCCTTCAAGCTTCAGGCCCTGCCCATGGCCTACTTCCCCTGGCTGCTCAGCATCCTGCTCGCCTACGCCGGCCTGACCACGCTGATGAAGCGCGTCTACCGCCGCAAATTCGGCTGGCAGTAA
- the gcvP gene encoding aminomethyl-transferring glycine dehydrogenase: MTRTSLTQLEARDAFIARHIGPDSAEQQQMLDVLGYASRAALIDAIVPAHIRNKSALPLGQFFEPKPEQQALATLKGLAAKNKVLKSLIGQGYYNTHTPGVILRNIFENPAWYTAYTPYQPEISQGRLEAILNFQQAVTDLTGMGIANASMLDEGTAAAEAMTLLQRVGKSKSTTFYVANDVLPQTLEVVQTRAEPLGITVKTFDPAELAGVTDAFGVLLQYPGANGVVRDYRAGVEAVKAAGALVVVAADLLALTVLTPPGEWGADVVVGNSQRFGVPLGFGGPHAGYLATRDEYKRSMPGRLVGVTIDQQGNKAYRLALQTREQHIRREKATSNICTAQVLLAVIASMYAVYHGPAGLKQIAQRVHRYTGVLAANLRTLGYGIANETFFDTLTVKTDRAEQLHAAAVAAGINLRKIDAHHVGLSLDETTTRDDLSALWSVFSTGVANAPAAPDFDTVDAGVQQAFPDSLARASEYLSHPVFNRYHSESEMLRYLRSLADKDLALDRTMIPLGSCTMKLNATSEMIPVTWPEFSSIHPFAPNEQTVGYREMIGQLEEMLCAVTGYAAVSLQPNAGSQGEYAGLLVIQKYHQSRGEGHRNICLIPSSAHGTNPASANMVGMQVVVTACDENGNVDLADLKAKAEQHSKNLACVMVTYPSTHGVFEEGIKELCDIVHSHGGQVYIDGANMNALVGVAAPGSFGGDVSHLNLHKTFCIPHGGGGPGVGPIGVGAHLAQFLPNQRSTGYQRNENGIGAVSAAAFGSASILPISWMYIAMMGGEGLTAATETAILNANYIARRLAPHYPVLYTGHDGLVAHECILDLRPLTDATGISNEDVAKRLMDFGFHAPTMSFPVPGTLMIEPTESEAKGEIDRFIDAMIAIRGEIAKVESGEFDKTDNPLKFAPHTAEVLTADNWERKYSREVAAYPVASLRKQKYWPPVGRADNVYGDRNLFCGCAPMSDYE; encoded by the coding sequence ATGACCCGCACCAGCCTGACCCAACTTGAAGCCCGCGATGCCTTCATCGCCCGCCATATCGGCCCGGACAGCGCCGAACAGCAGCAGATGCTCGACGTCCTCGGCTACGCCTCGCGCGCTGCCCTGATCGACGCCATCGTGCCCGCCCATATCCGCAACAAGAGCGCCCTGCCCCTCGGCCAGTTCTTCGAACCGAAGCCGGAACAGCAGGCACTGGCCACGCTGAAGGGTCTGGCCGCCAAGAACAAGGTGCTGAAATCGCTGATCGGCCAGGGTTACTACAACACCCATACGCCCGGCGTCATCCTGCGCAATATCTTCGAAAATCCAGCCTGGTACACCGCTTACACCCCGTACCAGCCTGAAATCTCGCAAGGCCGCCTGGAAGCCATCCTGAACTTCCAGCAAGCCGTGACCGACCTGACCGGCATGGGCATCGCCAATGCGTCCATGCTGGACGAAGGCACCGCCGCCGCCGAAGCCATGACGCTGCTGCAGCGCGTGGGCAAGTCGAAATCGACCACCTTCTACGTGGCCAATGACGTGCTGCCGCAAACCCTGGAAGTGGTGCAGACCCGCGCCGAGCCGCTGGGCATCACTGTGAAGACCTTCGACCCGGCCGAACTGGCTGGCGTGACGGACGCTTTCGGCGTACTGCTGCAATATCCAGGCGCCAACGGCGTGGTGCGCGACTACCGCGCCGGTGTGGAAGCGGTGAAAGCCGCCGGCGCCCTGGTGGTGGTGGCGGCCGACCTGCTGGCCCTGACCGTGCTGACGCCGCCAGGCGAATGGGGCGCGGACGTGGTGGTCGGCAATAGCCAGCGCTTTGGCGTACCGCTCGGTTTCGGCGGCCCGCACGCAGGCTACCTGGCCACCCGCGACGAATACAAGCGTTCCATGCCTGGCCGTCTGGTCGGCGTAACCATCGACCAGCAAGGCAACAAGGCTTACCGCCTGGCCCTGCAAACCCGCGAACAGCACATCCGCCGCGAAAAAGCGACGTCGAACATCTGTACCGCACAGGTGCTGCTGGCCGTGATCGCGTCCATGTACGCCGTCTACCACGGCCCTGCCGGCCTGAAACAGATCGCCCAGCGCGTGCACCGCTACACCGGCGTGCTGGCAGCCAACCTGCGCACCCTGGGTTACGGCATCGCCAACGAGACCTTCTTCGACACCCTGACCGTGAAGACCGACCGCGCCGAGCAGCTGCACGCCGCCGCTGTCGCCGCCGGCATCAATCTGCGCAAGATCGACGCCCATCACGTCGGCCTGTCGCTGGACGAAACCACCACCCGCGACGATCTGTCCGCGCTGTGGAGCGTGTTCTCGACCGGCGTGGCGAACGCCCCTGCCGCACCAGACTTCGACACCGTTGACGCCGGCGTGCAGCAAGCCTTCCCGGACAGCTTGGCGCGCGCCAGCGAGTACCTGAGCCACCCGGTCTTCAACCGCTACCACAGCGAATCGGAAATGCTGCGCTACCTGCGCAGCCTGGCCGACAAGGATCTGGCCCTGGACCGCACCATGATCCCGCTGGGTTCCTGCACCATGAAGCTGAACGCCACCAGCGAGATGATTCCCGTCACCTGGCCTGAGTTCTCCAGCATCCACCCGTTCGCGCCGAACGAGCAGACCGTGGGCTACCGCGAAATGATCGGCCAGCTGGAAGAGATGCTGTGCGCCGTGACCGGCTACGCCGCCGTCTCGCTGCAGCCGAACGCCGGTTCGCAAGGCGAATACGCCGGTCTGCTGGTGATCCAGAAATACCACCAATCGCGCGGCGAAGGCCACCGCAATATCTGCCTGATCCCATCGTCGGCGCACGGCACCAACCCGGCATCGGCCAATATGGTCGGCATGCAGGTGGTGGTGACGGCCTGCGACGAGAACGGTAACGTCGACCTGGCCGACCTGAAAGCCAAGGCCGAACAGCACAGCAAGAACCTGGCCTGCGTGATGGTGACCTACCCGTCGACCCACGGCGTGTTCGAAGAAGGCATCAAGGAACTGTGCGACATCGTGCACTCGCACGGCGGCCAGGTGTACATCGATGGCGCGAATATGAACGCACTGGTGGGCGTGGCCGCACCGGGCAGCTTCGGCGGCGACGTATCGCACCTGAACCTGCACAAAACCTTCTGCATCCCGCACGGCGGTGGCGGCCCAGGCGTGGGTCCGATCGGCGTGGGCGCGCACCTGGCGCAATTCCTGCCGAACCAGCGTTCGACCGGCTACCAGCGCAATGAGAACGGCATCGGCGCCGTGTCGGCCGCCGCTTTCGGCTCCGCTTCGATCCTGCCGATCTCCTGGATGTACATCGCCATGATGGGCGGCGAAGGCCTGACCGCGGCCACCGAAACCGCGATCCTGAACGCCAATTACATCGCCCGCCGCCTGGCGCCGCACTACCCTGTGCTGTACACCGGCCACGACGGCTTGGTGGCGCACGAGTGCATCCTGGACCTGCGTCCGCTGACCGATGCCACCGGCATCAGCAACGAAGACGTGGCCAAGCGCCTGATGGACTTCGGCTTCCACGCGCCGACCATGAGCTTCCCGGTTCCGGGCACGCTGATGATCGAGCCGACCGAATCCGAAGCCAAGGGCGAGATCGATCGCTTCATCGACGCTATGATCGCCATCCGTGGCGAAATCGCCAAGGTTGAAAGCGGTGAGTTCGACAAGACCGACAACCCGCTCAAATTCGCGCCGCACACGGCCGAAGTGCTGACCGCCGACAATTGGGAGCGCAAGTACAGCCGCGAAGTGGCAGCCTACCCAGTCGCCTCGCTGCGCAAGCAGAAGTACTGGCCGCCGGTCGGCCGCGCCGACAACGTGTACGGCGACCGCAATCTGTTCTGCGGCTGCGCGCCAATGAGCGACTACGAGTAA
- the gcvH gene encoding glycine cleavage system protein GcvH codes for MNIPAELKYTESHEWVRLEADGTVTVGITEFAQDALGDIVFVELPKVGTTYAAGDDAAVVESVKAASDIYAPLSGEVVAVNDDVAGAPESINSDAYGAWLFKLKPSDASALDGLLDAAAYGKTTAA; via the coding sequence ATGAACATCCCAGCAGAACTGAAGTACACCGAATCCCATGAGTGGGTACGTCTGGAAGCCGACGGCACCGTCACGGTAGGCATTACCGAATTCGCGCAGGACGCGCTGGGCGACATCGTGTTCGTCGAACTGCCTAAAGTGGGCACCACCTACGCCGCCGGCGACGATGCCGCCGTGGTGGAATCGGTGAAAGCGGCCAGCGACATCTACGCTCCGCTGTCGGGCGAAGTCGTGGCCGTCAACGACGACGTGGCCGGCGCGCCGGAATCGATCAACAGCGACGCCTATGGCGCCTGGCTGTTCAAGCTGAAGCCGAGCGACGCTTCCGCGCTCGACGGCCTGCTGGACGCCGCCGCATACGGCAAGACCACCGCCGCCTGA
- the gcvT gene encoding glycine cleavage system aminomethyltransferase GcvT: MTLKATPLNNVHRALGARMVDFGGWDMPVNYGSQIEEHHAVRSDAGMFDVAHMCVVDIKGPDVRGFLRGLLANNVDKLQVSGKALYSCMLNPEGGVIDDLIVYFLTEDWFRLVVNAGTAEKDVAWMQARNEATNAGLTITQRRDGANAMALIAVQGPNARAKVWQVIPQAQQATAEMKPFNVALVQDTPFGEAMVARTGYTGEDGFEIGVPADQAAALWNALQAAGVKPAGLGARDTLRLEAGMNLYGQDMDESVNPLDAGLAWTIDLVSERDFVGKAALQAKGQNAQFVGLILREKGGVLRAHQKVIAASGETGEITSGTFSPTMQQAIALARVPNGVNVGDTVHVEIRDKKLAATVVKLPFVRNGKILAA; the protein is encoded by the coding sequence ATGACGCTCAAAGCAACCCCACTCAATAACGTACACCGCGCCCTGGGCGCGCGCATGGTCGATTTCGGCGGCTGGGACATGCCCGTGAACTACGGTTCGCAGATCGAAGAACACCATGCCGTGCGCAGCGATGCGGGCATGTTCGACGTGGCGCATATGTGCGTGGTCGATATCAAAGGCCCGGACGTGCGCGGCTTCCTGCGCGGCCTGCTGGCCAACAACGTCGACAAGCTGCAAGTGAGCGGCAAAGCCCTCTACTCCTGCATGCTGAATCCTGAAGGCGGCGTGATCGACGACCTGATCGTCTACTTCCTCACTGAAGACTGGTTCCGCCTGGTGGTCAACGCCGGCACCGCCGAAAAAGACGTGGCCTGGATGCAGGCCCGCAACGAGGCGACCAACGCCGGCCTGACCATCACCCAGCGCCGCGACGGCGCCAATGCCATGGCCCTGATCGCCGTGCAAGGTCCGAACGCCCGCGCCAAAGTGTGGCAAGTGATCCCGCAGGCGCAGCAAGCCACGGCCGAAATGAAGCCATTTAACGTGGCTCTGGTACAAGACACCCCCTTCGGCGAAGCGATGGTAGCCCGCACCGGCTACACCGGCGAAGACGGTTTTGAGATCGGCGTGCCCGCCGATCAAGCGGCAGCGCTGTGGAACGCCCTGCAAGCGGCCGGCGTGAAGCCGGCCGGCCTGGGCGCGCGCGACACCCTGCGTCTGGAAGCCGGCATGAATCTGTACGGCCAGGACATGGACGAATCCGTAAACCCGCTGGACGCCGGCCTGGCCTGGACCATCGATCTGGTCAGCGAGCGCGATTTCGTCGGCAAGGCCGCCCTGCAGGCCAAAGGCCAGAACGCCCAGTTCGTGGGCCTGATCCTGCGCGAAAAAGGCGGCGTGCTGCGCGCCCACCAGAAAGTCATCGCCGCTTCCGGCGAGACCGGCGAAATCACCAGCGGCACCTTCAGCCCGACCATGCAGCAGGCGATCGCGCTGGCGCGCGTGCCGAACGGCGTGAACGTGGGCGACACCGTGCATGTGGAAATCCGCGACAAGAAGCTGGCCGCCACCGTGGTCAAGCTGCCTTTCGTGCGCAACGGTAAAATCCTCGCCGCCTGA
- a CDS encoding ATP-dependent Clp protease proteolytic subunit, producing MSEDKAKLDGQAWFTLSGDVNSDMVHRVFEAAAEMSEDGIEVAHILVQSNGGYVSDGLCLYNYLRNLPLKVVMYNGGAVASIAVILFLAGEERYASATARFMVHKSHASAPSGARPETLRVIVEGLHADDQRTESILHERIKLSQKHWDTHNYTDLHLTAQDAHSVSLVHEIRDFRPPKGKRLRNI from the coding sequence ATGAGCGAAGACAAAGCAAAGCTGGACGGGCAAGCCTGGTTCACCTTGTCGGGTGATGTGAACAGCGATATGGTGCACCGCGTGTTCGAAGCGGCGGCCGAGATGAGCGAGGATGGCATCGAAGTCGCGCATATTCTGGTGCAGTCGAACGGTGGCTATGTCAGCGACGGGCTATGCCTCTACAACTACCTGCGCAATCTGCCGCTCAAGGTCGTCATGTACAACGGCGGGGCGGTGGCCTCGATCGCCGTCATCCTGTTCCTGGCGGGCGAGGAACGCTATGCCAGCGCCACGGCCCGTTTCATGGTGCATAAATCCCACGCCAGCGCACCCTCGGGCGCCCGGCCGGAAACCCTGCGCGTCATTGTCGAGGGTCTGCATGCCGACGACCAGCGCACCGAATCCATCCTGCACGAGCGCATCAAGCTCAGTCAAAAGCACTGGGATACGCACAACTACACCGACCTGCACCTGACGGCCCAGGATGCACACTCGGTCAGCCTGGTGCATGAGATCCGCGACTTCCGCCCGCCCAAGGGCAAGCGCCTGCGCAATATCTGA
- a CDS encoding DUF1631 family protein: protein MNSNPTTSPAPKQTVSPRHALLESLIEIAQRHVASQFTGFATGLAGILVDGNDMSADLREVQMRLRAGNLLRNSHYALLNLVAKRLERAVRQELAQLAPGKKVAPRAADQPLSLVPYEEMDSKVALGSISKPFETRYADALATLNVRLAFLLDRDILRVNQNPFRPDVLLAAVLDAWSEFNTDEEAAQLLPTLLKPDSFIDLGPMLEDLNLALERKGVLPGSVEKYKARKADSHDASAAPARQRKQQAALAEQLRQFFSAQDAPPPAAQGPALMEQIGDFDLALPHLAGGGQPASVSVPIGVAAAGFALTGLAGGAAAGGMGAGLAVAGPGAGPAAASQVAGQFAAPAAGLAQAPWLQGAAQGFIGNVTNEAAQHASVVGAKQPLLSYLAQLQQNTALMGGWRPGAEQTAPAQASSAHAAAVQGAAMPFPAAAFAAGAPLPPNVFVLPSVKQAAPQGSLSRADESTIDLLSAVFETVFRDQSISPEIRNLIRFLQIPVLKAALLDKDFFFQEEHPARRMIDLLSRMGWEQHKNPDDPLYQAMQRSVDRVGRDYEHELGVFTEAVDELEASIKAEETAAAAAIAEPIAAALKQEKMAAAARSAQDAVALRIGTGEVIAVLEAFLENKWTSVLTIAYSVEDEKPGAVNNATQTMDDLIWSVKPKISADERKKLIARLPTLLSALNKWLDVIKWQDADRLQFFAELAECHASIVRAPLEISPERQLEISMEVAQKAAERRLQLQAKAEQEAAAAPPVDDDASIEVDSLTRGMWLEFEQEEGEARKVKLAWISPLRTLYIFSTSSRQEAFSLSGEALVQRFRDDKVRLVRSEGVVAQALSRAMGMGAVNDDATATATATAA from the coding sequence ATGAATTCCAATCCAACAACATCCCCGGCGCCGAAGCAGACGGTCTCGCCGCGGCATGCGCTGTTGGAGAGCCTGATCGAGATCGCGCAGCGTCACGTCGCCAGCCAGTTCACCGGTTTTGCCACCGGACTGGCCGGCATCCTGGTCGACGGCAACGATATGAGCGCCGACCTGCGCGAAGTGCAGATGCGTCTGCGCGCCGGCAATCTGTTGCGTAACAGCCACTATGCGTTGCTGAATCTGGTGGCCAAGCGTCTGGAACGCGCCGTGCGCCAGGAGCTGGCGCAGCTGGCTCCCGGCAAGAAAGTCGCGCCGCGCGCCGCCGACCAGCCGCTGTCCCTGGTGCCTTACGAGGAGATGGACAGCAAGGTCGCGCTGGGCAGCATCAGCAAGCCCTTCGAAACGCGCTATGCCGACGCGCTGGCGACATTGAATGTGCGCCTGGCCTTCCTGCTCGACCGCGACATCCTGCGCGTGAACCAGAATCCCTTCCGTCCCGACGTCCTCCTCGCCGCCGTGCTGGATGCCTGGAGCGAATTCAATACCGATGAAGAGGCGGCCCAGCTGCTGCCCACGCTGCTCAAGCCGGACAGCTTTATCGATCTGGGGCCGATGCTGGAAGATCTGAACCTGGCCCTGGAACGCAAGGGCGTGCTGCCCGGCTCGGTGGAAAAGTACAAGGCGCGCAAGGCCGACAGCCACGATGCATCCGCCGCGCCGGCCCGCCAGCGCAAGCAGCAGGCCGCGCTGGCCGAGCAACTGCGCCAATTCTTCTCGGCGCAGGACGCGCCGCCGCCCGCAGCGCAAGGTCCGGCCCTGATGGAGCAGATCGGCGATTTTGATCTGGCGCTGCCGCATCTGGCGGGCGGCGGCCAGCCAGCCAGCGTTTCGGTGCCGATCGGCGTGGCCGCCGCGGGTTTCGCGCTGACCGGCCTGGCTGGCGGTGCGGCCGCCGGCGGCATGGGCGCGGGCTTGGCGGTTGCCGGCCCAGGTGCCGGTCCGGCTGCTGCATCGCAGGTGGCGGGACAGTTTGCCGCGCCGGCCGCTGGCCTGGCGCAAGCTCCCTGGCTGCAAGGCGCGGCGCAAGGATTCATCGGCAATGTGACGAATGAAGCGGCCCAGCATGCCTCCGTGGTGGGCGCCAAGCAGCCCTTGCTCAGCTACCTGGCCCAATTGCAGCAGAATACGGCCTTGATGGGCGGCTGGCGGCCAGGCGCCGAGCAGACAGCGCCAGCCCAGGCCTCATCAGCTCACGCTGCGGCCGTGCAGGGCGCCGCCATGCCATTCCCAGCGGCCGCCTTTGCTGCTGGCGCGCCTTTGCCGCCGAATGTCTTCGTGCTGCCCTCGGTCAAGCAGGCCGCCCCGCAAGGCAGCCTGTCGCGCGCCGACGAAAGCACCATCGATCTCCTGTCGGCCGTCTTCGAAACCGTATTCCGCGACCAGAGCATCTCGCCCGAAATCCGCAACCTGATCCGCTTCCTGCAAATCCCGGTGCTGAAGGCGGCCTTGCTGGACAAGGACTTCTTCTTCCAGGAAGAGCATCCGGCGCGGCGCATGATCGATCTGCTGTCGCGCATGGGCTGGGAGCAGCATAAGAATCCCGACGACCCGCTGTACCAGGCCATGCAGCGCAGCGTGGACCGCGTGGGCCGCGACTATGAGCATGAGCTGGGCGTCTTCACCGAAGCCGTCGACGAACTGGAAGCCTCGATCAAGGCCGAAGAAACGGCGGCCGCCGCAGCGATCGCCGAACCGATCGCCGCCGCACTGAAACAGGAAAAGATGGCCGCCGCCGCCCGTTCCGCCCAGGACGCCGTCGCGCTGCGCATCGGCACCGGCGAAGTGATCGCCGTCCTGGAAGCCTTCCTCGAGAACAAATGGACCTCGGTGCTGACGATTGCCTACAGCGTCGAAGACGAAAAGCCAGGTGCCGTCAATAATGCGACTCAGACCATGGATGACCTGATCTGGAGCGTCAAGCCCAAGATCAGCGCCGACGAGCGCAAAAAACTGATCGCCCGCCTGCCGACCCTGCTTTCGGCCCTGAACAAATGGCTGGACGTGATCAAATGGCAGGACGCCGACCGCCTGCAATTTTTCGCCGAGCTGGCGGAATGCCATGCCTCCATTGTGCGCGCCCCGCTGGAAATCTCGCCCGAACGCCAGCTCGAAATTTCGATGGAAGTGGCACAGAAAGCTGCCGAACGGCGCCTGCAGCTGCAAGCCAAAGCCGAACAGGAAGCCGCCGCCGCGCCCCCGGTTGACGACGACGCCAGCATCGAAGTGGACAGCCTCACGCGCGGCATGTGGCTCGAATTTGAGCAAGAGGAGGGGGAGGCGCGCAAAGTCAAACTCGCCTGGATCAGCCCCCTGCGCACGCTCTACATCTTCTCCACCAGCAGCCGGCAGGAAGCATTCTCCCTATCGGGCGAAGCCCTGGTCCAGCGCTTCCGCGACGACAAAGTGCGACTGGTCCGCAGCGAGGGCGTTGTCGCTCAAGCCCTCTCCCGCGCCATGGGCATGGGCGCCGTCAACGACGACGCCACCGCCACCGCCACCGCCACCGCCGCCTGA
- a CDS encoding low molecular weight protein-tyrosine-phosphatase, with the protein MKPTPSILFVCMGNICRSPTAEGVTRQRAAAAGLELHIDSAGTHAYHIGEAPDTRSSRHAARRGYDLTQQRARQVHADDFERFDLLLAMDRDNLELLQRACPPGLRHKLGLFMQYAQHHHVLEVPDPYYGGIQGFDQVLDYIEDAADGLIRSLREKSAT; encoded by the coding sequence ATGAAACCCACACCCTCGATCCTCTTCGTCTGCATGGGCAATATCTGCCGCTCGCCCACGGCCGAAGGCGTCACGCGCCAGCGCGCCGCCGCGGCCGGCCTGGAGTTGCACATCGACTCCGCCGGCACCCATGCCTACCACATCGGCGAAGCCCCCGACACCCGCTCCTCGCGTCACGCCGCCCGGCGCGGCTACGACCTGACGCAGCAACGCGCCCGCCAAGTCCATGCCGACGACTTTGAACGCTTCGACCTGCTGCTGGCGATGGACCGCGACAATCTGGAGCTGCTGCAACGCGCCTGCCCGCCCGGGCTGCGCCACAAGCTTGGCCTGTTCATGCAATACGCCCAGCACCATCACGTACTGGAAGTCCCCGATCCCTACTACGGCGGCATCCAAGGCTTCGACCAGGTACTCGACTACATCGAAGACGCCGCCGACGGCCTGATCCGTTCCCTGCGCGAAAAATCGGCCACCTGA